Proteins encoded together in one Pseudomonas sp. TCU-HL1 window:
- the rpsJ gene encoding 30S ribosomal protein S10: MQNQQIRIRLKAFDHRLIDQSTQEIVETAKRTGAQVRGPIPLPTRKERYTVLISPHVNKDARDQYEIRTHKRVLDIVQPTDKTVDALMKLDLAAGVEVQISLG; the protein is encoded by the coding sequence ATGCAAAACCAACAAATCCGTATTCGGTTGAAGGCTTTTGACCATCGCCTGATCGATCAATCCACCCAGGAAATCGTGGAAACCGCGAAACGTACTGGTGCTCAGGTGCGTGGTCCTATTCCTCTGCCTACTCGCAAAGAGCGGTACACCGTTCTGATCTCCCCGCACGTCAACAAAGACGCGCGTGATCAGTACGAAATTCGTACCCACAAGCGTGTTCTGGACATCGTCCAGCCGACGGATAAAACCGTCGATGCGCTGATGAAGCTCGACCTTGCGGCAGGCGTGGAAGTGCAGATCAGCCTCGGCTAA
- the rplC gene encoding 50S ribosomal protein L3 — translation MTIGVVGRKCGMTRIFTEEGVSIPVTVIEIEPNRVTQFKNEESDGYRAVQVTVGERRASRVTKAQAGHFAKASVAAGRGVWEFRLEEGEYQAGDQITAELFQAGQLVDVTGQSKGKGYAGTIKRWNFRGQDNTHGNSVSHRAPGSIGQCQTPGRVFKGKKMSGHLGAERVTVQSLEVVRVDAERNLLLVKGAVPGATGGDVVVRPAAKARG, via the coding sequence ATGACTATTGGTGTAGTCGGTCGTAAGTGCGGCATGACCCGCATTTTCACCGAAGAAGGCGTCTCCATTCCGGTTACGGTCATCGAGATCGAGCCGAATCGTGTGACCCAGTTCAAAAACGAAGAGAGCGATGGCTATCGCGCTGTGCAGGTAACTGTCGGTGAGCGTCGTGCCTCTCGTGTGACCAAGGCGCAAGCCGGTCATTTCGCCAAGGCGAGCGTGGCTGCTGGTCGCGGTGTCTGGGAATTCCGTCTTGAAGAAGGCGAGTACCAGGCTGGTGATCAGATCACTGCCGAGCTGTTCCAGGCGGGTCAACTGGTAGATGTTACCGGTCAGTCCAAGGGTAAAGGCTATGCCGGTACCATCAAGCGCTGGAACTTCCGTGGTCAGGACAACACCCACGGTAACTCCGTTTCCCACCGCGCCCCGGGTTCTATTGGCCAGTGCCAGACTCCTGGTCGTGTCTTCAAGGGCAAGAAGATGTCCGGTCACCTCGGTGCCGAGCGTGTGACTGTTCAGTCCCTGGAAGTTGTGCGTGTCGATGCAGAACGCAATCTGCTGCTGGTCAAGGGTGCCGTTCCTGGCGCTACCGGCGGTGATGTGGTTGTGCGTCCGGCAGCCAAGGCTCGCGGTTAA
- the rplD gene encoding 50S ribosomal protein L4, translating to MQLNVNGAQAIEVSERTFGGEFNETLVHQAVVAYMAGGRQGTRAQKTRSEVSGGGKKPWRQKGTGRARAGTIRSPIWRSGGTTFAAKPQDHSQKLNKKMYRAALRSILAELVRQERLVVVEDFAVDAPKTKTLLGKLNGLGLTDVLIVSEGVDQNLYLAARNLPHVDVRDVQGSDPVSLIAYDKVLITVSAVKKFEELLG from the coding sequence ATGCAACTGAATGTAAATGGCGCTCAGGCTATCGAAGTCAGCGAGCGCACCTTTGGCGGTGAGTTCAACGAGACCCTGGTTCATCAGGCTGTCGTAGCCTACATGGCTGGTGGCCGTCAGGGCACTCGCGCGCAAAAGACCCGCTCCGAAGTTTCCGGTGGCGGCAAGAAGCCGTGGCGTCAGAAGGGCACTGGTCGTGCTCGTGCTGGCACCATTCGTAGCCCCATCTGGCGCTCCGGTGGCACCACTTTCGCAGCCAAGCCGCAAGATCACTCCCAGAAGCTCAACAAGAAGATGTACCGCGCAGCTCTGCGCTCCATCCTCGCTGAGCTGGTTCGTCAAGAGCGCCTGGTTGTGGTTGAAGACTTCGCTGTCGATGCACCCAAAACCAAGACTCTGCTGGGCAAGCTGAACGGCTTGGGTCTGACCGACGTGCTGATCGTTTCCGAGGGCGTCGACCAGAACCTGTACCTTGCAGCTCGCAACCTGCCGCACGTTGATGTTCGTGATGTGCAGGGTTCCGACCCGGTCAGCCTGATCGCCTACGACAAGGTGCTCATCACCGTGTCTGCCGTGAAGAAATTCGAGGAGCTGCTGGGATGA
- the rplW gene encoding 50S ribosomal protein L23 encodes MNQERVFKVLVGPHVSEKATMLADSKGQFVFKVATDATKLEIKKAVESLFSVKVARVTTLNVKGKTKRTVRGLGKRNDWKKAYIALQPGQDLDFASSAE; translated from the coding sequence ATGAACCAGGAACGCGTATTCAAGGTGCTGGTTGGTCCGCACGTCTCCGAGAAAGCCACGATGCTGGCGGACAGCAAGGGCCAATTCGTTTTCAAGGTTGCTACTGATGCAACCAAGCTGGAAATCAAGAAGGCTGTCGAAAGCCTGTTCAGCGTGAAAGTCGCTCGTGTCACCACCCTGAATGTCAAGGGTAAGACCAAGCGCACTGTTCGCGGTCTGGGCAAGCGTAACGACTGGAAGAAGGCGTACATCGCTCTTCAGCCGGGCCAAGATCTCGATTTCGCCAGCAGCGCTGAGTAA
- the rplB gene encoding 50S ribosomal protein L2, protein MAIVKCKPTSAGRRFVVKVVNQELHKGAPYAPLVEKKSKSGGRNNNGRITTRHIGGGHKQHYRLVDFRRNKDGIPATVERIEYDPNRTAHIALLKYADGERRYIIAPKGVSAGDQLISGVNSPIKAGNTLPLRNIPVGSTIHGVELKPGKGAQIARSAGASVQLVAREGAYVTLRLRSGEMRKVLAECRATLGEVSNSEHSLRSLGKAGAKRWRGVRPTVRGVAMNPVDHPHGGGEGRTSGGRHPVSPWGFPTKGAKTRANKRTDNMIVRRRK, encoded by the coding sequence ATGGCAATCGTTAAATGCAAGCCGACCTCCGCTGGCCGCCGTTTTGTGGTCAAGGTGGTCAACCAGGAGCTGCACAAAGGCGCTCCTTACGCACCGCTGGTCGAGAAAAAATCGAAATCCGGTGGTCGTAACAACAACGGCCGCATCACCACTCGCCACATTGGTGGTGGTCACAAGCAGCACTACCGTCTGGTCGACTTCCGTCGCAACAAGGATGGCATTCCTGCCACCGTTGAGCGTATCGAATACGATCCGAACCGTACTGCTCACATCGCGCTGCTGAAGTACGCTGACGGCGAGCGCCGCTACATCATCGCTCCGAAAGGCGTGAGTGCTGGCGACCAGCTGATCTCCGGTGTTAACTCGCCGATCAAGGCTGGTAACACCCTGCCGCTGCGCAACATTCCCGTAGGTAGCACCATTCACGGTGTCGAGCTCAAGCCTGGCAAGGGTGCGCAAATCGCCCGTTCCGCTGGCGCTTCTGTTCAGCTGGTTGCCCGCGAAGGCGCCTATGTGACCCTGCGTCTGCGTTCCGGCGAGATGCGTAAAGTGCTGGCTGAGTGCCGTGCGACCCTGGGCGAAGTCTCGAACTCCGAGCACAGCCTGCGTTCGCTGGGTAAAGCTGGTGCCAAGCGTTGGCGTGGTGTTCGCCCGACCGTTCGCGGCGTGGCAATGAACCCGGTAGACCACCCGCATGGTGGTGGTGAAGGTCGTACCTCTGGTGGCCGTCATCCGGTGTCTCCGTGGGGCTTCCCGACCAAGGGTGCGAAGACCCGCGCGAACAAGCGCACCGACAACATGATCGTCCGTCGCCGTAAATAA
- the rpsS gene encoding 30S ribosomal protein S19: MPRSLKKGPFIDLHLLKKVEVAVEKNDRKPVKTWSRRSIVLPQMVGLTIAVHNGRQHVPVLVNEDMVGHKLGEFAATRTYRGHAADKKAKR, encoded by the coding sequence GTGCCGCGTTCTCTGAAAAAAGGTCCTTTTATCGATCTTCACCTACTGAAGAAGGTCGAAGTGGCGGTGGAAAAGAATGATCGCAAGCCGGTGAAAACCTGGTCGCGCCGTTCCATCGTACTGCCGCAAATGGTCGGTCTGACCATCGCTGTTCATAACGGTCGTCAACACGTCCCGGTCCTCGTGAACGAAGACATGGTCGGCCACAAACTGGGCGAGTTCGCTGCCACCCGCACCTATCGCGGTCATGCTGCGGACAAGAAAGCCAAGCGTTAA